Proteins encoded together in one Candidatus Babeliales bacterium window:
- a CDS encoding endonuclease/exonuclease/phosphatase family protein, with product MKLLKQSFFTIFLITTSLANAIDEQEYKPASIWTTYAQTGSLPKKEIIPSFLKDCQKARDAGENDKIPAHDKTIARIAVYNVHFWTSPERKPAYAGIMNTIKNIQADVIALQEVLLFDPEKINNDFAHLGYRYRTFMPMNRWKGHLFGNMIVSKYPFDTKPYKKTYDADQYSKREKRNFIHTIITLPDTNKISLCGTHLDVWDETEQKRLAEVKELIAHACADTYPNKVLLADWNAVRKQDYQYNVAQKQVWKLLTKNFQERTGLTQVPTQTLDYIESAGFTDSFAKKGIPSPRYTVWSGTRVDLIYLAQTWKLPIRGCYVYYGTNPEEESDHMPIIMDVLLQPKAKL from the coding sequence ATGAAACTTTTAAAACAAAGCTTTTTCACTATTTTCTTAATCACCACATCGCTCGCAAACGCCATCGATGAACAAGAATACAAACCTGCCAGCATCTGGACAACCTACGCACAAACAGGCAGCTTACCTAAAAAAGAAATTATCCCTTCTTTCTTAAAAGATTGCCAAAAAGCGCGAGACGCTGGTGAAAATGATAAAATACCAGCACATGACAAAACTATCGCTCGTATAGCAGTTTACAACGTACATTTTTGGACAAGCCCTGAAAGAAAACCTGCCTATGCAGGTATTATGAATACTATTAAAAATATACAAGCAGATGTTATAGCCCTTCAAGAAGTTTTATTATTTGATCCAGAAAAAATAAATAATGATTTTGCTCATTTAGGGTATCGATATAGAACATTTATGCCGATGAACCGCTGGAAAGGACATCTTTTTGGCAATATGATTGTTTCAAAATATCCCTTTGATACAAAGCCATACAAAAAAACATATGATGCTGATCAATATAGTAAACGAGAAAAACGCAACTTCATTCACACAATTATCACATTACCAGACACCAACAAAATCTCACTATGCGGAACACATTTGGACGTCTGGGATGAAACAGAACAAAAACGCTTAGCAGAAGTCAAAGAACTTATTGCACATGCGTGTGCTGATACATATCCAAATAAAGTATTACTTGCGGACTGGAATGCAGTACGCAAACAAGATTATCAATACAATGTTGCACAAAAACAGGTATGGAAGTTGTTAACGAAAAATTTTCAAGAAAGAACGGGCCTTACCCAAGTCCCTACACAAACCCTTGATTATATCGAAAGCGCTGGATTTACTGACAGCTTTGCAAAAAAAGGCATACCTAGTCCTCGTTATACCGTCTGGAGCGGCACACGAGTAGATCTCATCTATTTAGCACAGACATGGAAACTGCCGATCCGCGGCTGCTACGTCTATTATGGCACAAATCCAGAAGAAGAAAGTGATCATATGCCGATTATTATGGATGTGCTATTACAACCGAAAGCAAAATTATAA
- a CDS encoding ABC transporter ATP-binding protein, translating to MSKPILTITNLCKEYRSDKGTSVHALNDISLTINEGEIFGLLGVNGAGKTTLSSILATLHPATSGTILFKGESIYTNLIAYRRSLGFCPQKQNLDPELSVEENLIFAGRYLLMPEETIQHRVNNLMEQLELTRYAKFNVNALSGGNKQRILIGRALMHSPSIIILDEPTVGLDPDIRRTLWKLIRSLKDAGITTILTTHYLDEAEVLSDRICILHKGKIRLIESVATLKEQHQLNNLEEIFIKLTKEYEKEAV from the coding sequence GTGTCTAAGCCTATTCTTACTATTACCAATCTTTGCAAAGAGTACCGCAGCGATAAGGGAACCTCTGTACACGCACTCAACGATATTTCACTGACTATTAATGAAGGTGAAATTTTTGGATTACTCGGTGTTAACGGCGCAGGTAAAACTACGCTGTCTTCTATTTTAGCAACACTACACCCTGCCACATCGGGTACCATTCTTTTTAAAGGCGAATCGATTTATACAAATTTGATTGCATACCGACGATCGCTCGGATTTTGCCCACAAAAACAGAATCTTGACCCCGAGCTTTCCGTGGAAGAAAACTTAATCTTTGCTGGCCGTTATCTGCTCATGCCTGAAGAAACAATACAGCATCGTGTTAACAATCTTATGGAGCAACTGGAACTCACTCGCTATGCCAAGTTTAATGTTAACGCTCTTTCTGGCGGCAATAAACAACGGATACTCATTGGCCGAGCATTAATGCATTCCCCATCAATAATCATCCTTGATGAACCAACTGTTGGTCTTGATCCTGACATCCGCAGAACTTTGTGGAAACTCATACGATCACTTAAAGATGCTGGTATCACTACTATTTTGACTACTCACTATCTTGATGAGGCAGAAGTACTTTCCGATCGTATTTGCATACTCCACAAAGGAAAGATTCGACTCATTGAGTCAGTAGCCACTTTAAAAGAGCAACACCAACTCAATAATTTAGAAGAAATATTTATTAAGCTCACTAAAGAATATGAAAAAGAAGCAGTATGA
- a CDS encoding ABC transporter permease → MNITVSDSIRVFYALLSRDLYVLSKHLYNFVIDGCIGTVTKALIFCYFFPLMGASPDLIGALYIGSLLGTVVSTTYGQSLRIVFDFKFNRIIDYQLTLPIKTHFLWMLHALTTSINAACIITPSLAGATLFLHLKFGIVKMQVIPFILVYILSFLFLGTLLTTFAYTLRYEWLMTNLWPRRLSPLMYFSSMLFPWKSIYAFWPSFGVLCLCNPMTYVAEGLRSTLFGPEHGISYTICIPMLIVSVVLTGMFLVIGTKKKLNPV, encoded by the coding sequence ATGAATATAACCGTATCCGATAGCATACGCGTTTTCTATGCGTTGCTATCCCGCGACCTGTATGTGCTGTCAAAGCACCTATACAATTTTGTTATTGATGGATGCATAGGAACAGTAACAAAAGCACTCATTTTTTGTTATTTCTTCCCGCTCATGGGCGCCTCTCCTGATCTTATAGGTGCATTATACATTGGCAGTCTTTTGGGAACCGTTGTTTCCACCACGTATGGACAGTCGCTCCGCATTGTTTTTGACTTTAAATTTAATCGCATCATTGATTATCAACTTACGTTACCAATAAAAACTCATTTTTTATGGATGCTCCACGCACTCACCACATCTATTAATGCTGCATGCATTATCACTCCATCGCTTGCAGGAGCAACGCTCTTTCTGCACCTAAAATTTGGTATCGTTAAGATGCAGGTCATTCCGTTCATCTTAGTCTACATACTTTCATTCTTATTTTTGGGAACATTGCTGACAACCTTTGCGTATACACTCCGCTACGAATGGCTTATGACCAATTTGTGGCCGCGCAGATTATCTCCGTTAATGTATTTTAGCAGTATGTTATTCCCGTGGAAATCTATCTATGCTTTTTGGCCTTCGTTTGGCGTGCTATGCTTATGCAATCCAATGACCTATGTTGCGGAAGGATTACGATCAACATTATTTGGTCCAGAGCATGGCATTTCATATACCATATGCATTCCAATGCTCATAGTATCGGTTGTACTTACCGGGATGTTCCTGGTTATTGGCACTAAAAAAAAATTAAATCCTGTATAA
- a CDS encoding ABC transporter permease, whose product MNQSLAVFWQFLRRDFYTCRPQLINEFINCTIIFPLLYILIFGYLQGSLVFSADSGEKSTILILGSVLLILVILSSRQAIPVLFDMEGNRFIAYQMSVLKPPLVIIEYILFSTLRNFILITPFVPIAKLTLGHLFQTQNASYVQLFILLLLASLLTSAYHFFVVCLVNNSRLIGRIWARYNDPLFMFGGLWAPWYVMNSFSPMLGYITYANPFLYITEGLRYAVLQKSEFFHFSTCVIALLFFSCAFTYGCTRLLKKHLDHI is encoded by the coding sequence ATGAATCAATCGCTTGCAGTTTTCTGGCAGTTTTTAAGACGAGACTTTTATACCTGCCGCCCACAACTCATCAATGAATTTATAAATTGTACGATTATCTTTCCCTTGTTATATATTTTGATATTTGGTTATCTGCAGGGATCACTCGTATTTAGCGCTGACAGCGGAGAAAAATCAACCATACTTATTTTAGGTAGCGTACTTCTGATCTTGGTTATCCTCAGCTCAAGACAAGCAATTCCCGTACTGTTTGACATGGAAGGCAATAGATTCATTGCATACCAGATGTCTGTGCTGAAACCGCCATTGGTTATCATAGAATACATACTATTTTCCACGCTACGGAATTTCATTCTCATCACTCCGTTTGTTCCCATAGCAAAACTCACGCTCGGCCATCTATTTCAGACCCAAAACGCTTCCTATGTTCAACTGTTTATACTCTTGCTGCTTGCATCTCTACTGACGAGCGCGTATCATTTTTTCGTTGTCTGCTTGGTAAATAATTCACGCTTAATTGGACGAATATGGGCTCGATATAACGATCCTTTATTCATGTTTGGAGGATTATGGGCTCCGTGGTATGTGATGAATAGTTTTTCACCTATGCTCGGATACATTACCTACGCAAACCCATTTCTTTACATCACCGAAGGACTGCGATACGCGGTACTGCAAAAGAGCGAATTCTTTCATTTCTCTACCTGCGTCATTGCACTTTTATTCTTTTCGTGCGCTTTTACCTATGGCTGCACACGACTTCTGAAAAAGCATCTGGATCATATTTAA
- a CDS encoding AAA family ATPase, translating to MTNQPKRMGIHYSIFENFVKENRIYVDKTKHIYNLITAPEYNHFYFVSRPRRFGKSLFISTLKAIFLGKKELFNEYWIGKNGNYEWQTHPIIHLDFGGIVHKLPEQFEQNFCLALRSIAKQYGADELEGTNPGRLLQDLVQKIAIHGKIVLLIDEYDKPIVDHIDNLQIAEENRKILGSFYTTVKSLEADWRAIFITGVSKFSKTSLFSGLNNLTELSLDPIAAELFGYTEQELITYYSPQIDALAHHIGKTREVVLTDLKNWYDGYRFCDDFTKPQMYNPLSVTTCLANKKFANYWFNTGSPGFLIALLRKKGISLELNEPIEMPMSGLESIDINNIPLYTLLLQTGYLTIVDYDPSVEAFTLNYPNQEVRKSFKDYLVQAFAYTTPDVLQMELVRMRRALLEQNFETFCRAIKILFAGIPYNLHIPRESYYHSLIHLMFDLLGMKPQSEVASSSGRSDLVLETANTIFIFEFKYDGSAQQALDQIIQKKYYEKYMHSNKAITLVGINMNFKDKNVEFEWVQQNVQKIKN from the coding sequence ATGACAAATCAACCAAAAAGAATGGGTATTCATTACAGTATATTTGAGAATTTTGTTAAAGAAAATCGCATATACGTTGATAAAACCAAACATATTTATAATCTCATAACAGCGCCTGAATATAATCATTTTTACTTTGTATCTCGCCCCCGCCGCTTTGGAAAATCCCTTTTTATTTCTACGCTCAAGGCAATTTTTTTGGGTAAAAAAGAACTATTTAATGAATATTGGATTGGCAAAAACGGTAATTATGAGTGGCAGACCCATCCAATTATACACCTAGATTTTGGTGGGATTGTTCATAAATTACCTGAACAATTTGAGCAAAATTTTTGTTTGGCACTGCGAAGTATTGCAAAACAGTATGGTGCTGACGAGCTAGAAGGTACTAATCCAGGCAGGTTGCTCCAAGATCTTGTTCAGAAAATCGCAATACATGGAAAAATAGTATTACTCATCGATGAATATGATAAGCCTATAGTTGATCATATTGACAATCTTCAAATCGCCGAAGAAAACAGAAAGATACTTGGCAGTTTTTATACCACAGTAAAATCTTTAGAGGCCGATTGGCGTGCTATTTTTATAACCGGAGTCAGCAAATTTTCTAAAACTTCGCTATTTTCTGGCCTTAATAACCTCACCGAGCTTTCTTTAGATCCTATAGCAGCAGAACTATTTGGGTACACAGAGCAAGAACTAATTACCTATTATTCACCACAAATAGACGCCCTTGCACACCATATTGGCAAGACGCGAGAGGTGGTTCTTACTGATCTGAAAAATTGGTACGATGGATACCGATTTTGTGATGATTTTACAAAACCACAAATGTACAACCCCCTTTCTGTTACCACCTGCCTCGCCAATAAAAAATTTGCTAATTATTGGTTTAATACTGGGTCGCCCGGCTTTCTGATAGCATTATTACGAAAAAAAGGTATTAGCCTTGAGCTAAACGAACCCATCGAAATGCCTATGAGCGGCTTAGAATCAATTGACATCAATAATATTCCATTATATACCCTGCTGTTACAAACAGGTTACCTAACCATAGTTGATTACGATCCCTCAGTAGAGGCCTTTACATTAAATTATCCTAACCAAGAAGTACGAAAATCTTTTAAAGATTATCTGGTACAAGCATTTGCATATACCACACCCGACGTGCTGCAAATGGAACTTGTACGGATGCGTAGAGCTTTGCTCGAACAAAACTTTGAAACATTTTGCCGCGCAATCAAAATTCTTTTTGCTGGAATCCCTTATAATCTACACATTCCACGAGAAAGTTATTATCATTCGCTCATTCACCTCATGTTTGACTTACTTGGCATGAAACCACAATCGGAAGTCGCTTCCAGCAGCGGTCGATCAGATCTTGTACTAGAAACAGCCAATACCATTTTCATTTTTGAATTTAAATATGATGGCTCAGCACAGCAAGCGCTTGATCAAATTATTCAAAAAAAATATTACGAAAAATACATGCACAGCAACAAAGCAATTACCTTGGTTGGTATTAACATGAACTTTAAAGATAAAAACGTAGAATTTGAATGGGTGCAACAAAACGTACAAAAGATTAAAAACTAA
- a CDS encoding FKBP-type peptidyl-prolyl cis-trans isomerase → MKKNIIGALTLACVALFISGFSGCDSCQKNCCPASSCGQKEVKEVSAPTHDHADEHVAVSAELAPVVQEPLDVRPAVIQENQTMLQGKEMAENNSGVVTTPSGLQYIILKPAPADAKSPKSRKVVTVHYTGWLDKNGEKGAKFDSSVDRGMPFQFVIGAHQVIAGWDEGVMGMKVGEERRLIIPANLGYGNRNMGSIPAGSTLIFDVTLLDVAE, encoded by the coding sequence ATGAAAAAAAATATAATAGGCGCGCTTACATTGGCATGCGTAGCGTTGTTTATTAGTGGCTTTAGCGGATGTGATAGCTGTCAAAAAAACTGTTGTCCTGCGTCATCATGTGGGCAAAAAGAAGTTAAAGAAGTTTCTGCGCCTACGCATGATCATGCGGATGAACATGTAGCCGTTTCGGCGGAATTAGCTCCGGTAGTGCAAGAGCCTCTAGATGTTAGACCAGCAGTAATACAAGAAAATCAAACAATGCTACAGGGAAAAGAAATGGCAGAAAATAATTCTGGAGTGGTAACAACTCCATCGGGATTGCAATATATCATCTTAAAGCCAGCACCAGCTGATGCAAAGTCACCAAAAAGCAGAAAAGTTGTAACGGTACATTATACCGGATGGCTTGATAAAAATGGTGAAAAAGGCGCGAAATTTGATAGCTCTGTTGATCGTGGAATGCCATTTCAATTTGTGATTGGTGCACACCAAGTGATTGCAGGATGGGATGAAGGGGTTATGGGCATGAAAGTTGGCGAAGAGCGTCGATTGATTATTCCAGCAAACTTGGGATATGGTAATCGCAACATGGGTTCAATCCCTGCAGGCTCAACGTTAATCTTTGATGTTACGTTGTTGGATGTTGCTGAGTAA
- a CDS encoding peroxiredoxin, translating to MEHKVAVGFAAPDFTLLDDAGKERILSHELGKNIALMWVPKPGTPHCNTEVCSIRDGFADLQAAGVEVWCMSYDSPEDLKKFKEKKSLNFPLLSDSDKTVSKLYGVSGWFFPDRVTFLINKQGVIIKILKDVDVNAHAQEIIKAFQVI from the coding sequence ATGGAGCATAAAGTTGCAGTAGGTTTTGCGGCACCAGATTTTACGTTATTAGATGATGCTGGCAAAGAACGGATATTATCCCACGAGCTCGGTAAAAATATTGCGTTGATGTGGGTGCCTAAACCGGGAACGCCGCATTGTAATACTGAAGTATGCAGTATTAGAGATGGCTTTGCTGATCTGCAAGCGGCGGGTGTAGAGGTGTGGTGTATGAGTTATGATAGTCCAGAAGATCTTAAAAAATTTAAAGAGAAAAAATCATTAAATTTTCCGTTGCTGAGCGATAGCGATAAAACAGTCTCTAAACTGTATGGTGTTTCAGGATGGTTTTTCCCTGATCGCGTTACCTTTTTGATAAATAAACAGGGTGTTATTATTAAGATCCTTAAGGATGTTGATGTTAATGCTCATGCGCAAGAGATTATTAAGGCGTTTCAAGTAATCTGA
- a CDS encoding rhodanese-related sulfurtransferase: MGKILLFYKYVTIEYPKRTLKWQQKLCADLKLTGRILLGHEGINGTVGGSDEHIAHYKNAMRKDPLFADIDFKESEGGAECFPKMRIAVRDEIVSIGIPADQLTPKQGGAHLNPDEAHALIQSNPDNLVILDARNKVEWQVGAFTNAVKPDIDNFRDLPAYIDSNLEQFKDKQVLMYCTGGVRCERASAYLNTKGVAAQVYQIEGGIQRYTDAYPDGYFRGKNYVFDGRVTVKINDDILGSCALCDTSCDDFINCRNVLCNKHMISCADCTITFKNSCSAACLELLENNQVATRPEFVKVSLEKKHNPCG; encoded by the coding sequence ATGGGCAAAATCTTATTATTTTACAAGTATGTCACCATTGAATACCCAAAACGTACCCTGAAATGGCAACAAAAGCTGTGCGCTGATTTAAAACTTACCGGACGCATTTTGCTTGGTCACGAAGGAATCAACGGTACCGTCGGTGGTAGTGATGAACATATCGCTCACTATAAAAATGCAATGCGCAAGGACCCTTTGTTTGCTGACATCGATTTTAAAGAAAGTGAAGGCGGCGCTGAATGTTTCCCGAAAATGCGTATCGCTGTCCGAGATGAAATCGTCAGCATTGGTATCCCCGCTGACCAACTCACTCCCAAGCAAGGCGGTGCCCACTTAAACCCAGATGAAGCGCATGCTTTAATCCAAAGCAACCCTGATAATTTAGTAATTCTCGATGCGCGTAATAAAGTGGAATGGCAAGTTGGTGCATTTACCAACGCAGTAAAACCTGACATTGATAATTTTAGAGACCTTCCAGCATATATCGATAGTAATTTAGAACAATTTAAAGATAAGCAAGTTTTAATGTACTGCACTGGCGGAGTTCGTTGCGAGCGCGCAAGCGCATACTTAAACACCAAAGGTGTTGCTGCGCAGGTGTATCAGATAGAGGGCGGCATACAGCGTTACACTGACGCATATCCTGATGGCTACTTCCGGGGTAAAAATTATGTGTTTGATGGGCGCGTTACCGTTAAAATTAATGATGACATTTTAGGATCATGCGCACTGTGCGATACATCATGTGATGATTTTATTAACTGCCGAAATGTTTTATGCAACAAGCATATGATCTCATGTGCGGACTGCACAATAACATTCAAAAACAGTTGTAGCGCTGCCTGCTTAGAACTTCTTGAAAACAACCAAGTTGCAACTAGACCCGAATTTGTAAAGGTTTCCCTTGAAAAGAAACATAACCCTTGCGGATAA
- the murB gene encoding UDP-N-acetylmuramate dehydrogenase produces MKRNITLADKNWFATGGSANYFCEPTTAHEFQDAINFAQKNNLELFILGQGANILVSDEGFDGVVIRPALQNITTESLRDNSVLVTAGAGVTIHDLIVFCFDNNILGLEEFSGIPGTVGGSVYINLHYFSFLLGNFLVSAQVLHKTTGTLLTVDNAWFNFGYDTSTLHNNEYYLVTATFKLTRATDLEIAYARGRHTEIIRHRTSRYPTRNTCGSFFRNFHPEEVTLESNGKKMIYVAYYLDKIGAKGTLNVGNAVVSYQHANMIVHNGTATSKDIIQLARAMQEKVYDAFGVMPQPECQLIGFKEYPLHK; encoded by the coding sequence TTGAAAAGAAACATAACCCTTGCGGATAAAAATTGGTTTGCAACGGGAGGATCTGCCAATTATTTTTGCGAGCCAACCACAGCACATGAATTTCAAGACGCAATCAACTTTGCTCAAAAAAATAACCTTGAGCTTTTTATCCTTGGCCAAGGCGCTAATATTTTGGTTAGTGACGAAGGCTTTGATGGCGTTGTTATTCGTCCTGCGCTACAAAACATCACTACTGAAAGCCTGCGTGACAACTCTGTGCTAGTCACCGCTGGTGCTGGCGTCACCATACACGATCTTATTGTATTTTGCTTTGATAATAACATTCTTGGCCTTGAAGAATTTAGCGGAATTCCCGGTACTGTTGGCGGATCTGTGTATATCAACCTTCATTATTTTTCATTTTTATTGGGTAATTTTCTGGTGAGCGCACAAGTGCTTCATAAAACAACGGGGACACTCCTGACCGTCGATAATGCGTGGTTTAATTTCGGTTACGACACATCGACATTGCATAACAACGAATATTATCTTGTCACCGCTACCTTTAAATTAACGCGCGCAACAGATTTGGAAATTGCCTACGCGCGTGGCAGACATACGGAAATCATTCGCCATCGTACGTCACGGTACCCAACACGTAATACTTGCGGCAGTTTCTTTAGGAATTTTCATCCTGAAGAAGTTACCTTAGAAAGCAATGGCAAAAAAATGATTTATGTGGCGTATTACCTTGATAAAATCGGCGCTAAAGGAACTTTGAATGTTGGTAATGCTGTCGTTTCATACCAGCATGCAAATATGATCGTGCATAATGGCACTGCAACTTCGAAAGACATTATTCAACTCGCTCGTGCAATGCAAGAAAAAGTATATGATGCCTTTGGCGTGATGCCGCAACCTGAATGTCAACTTATTGGCTTTAAAGAATATCCATTACATAAGTAA
- a CDS encoding queuosine precursor transporter — MFYSNEFIFIIHVAVIGFFALASLKLGKHALIAFISTCCIAANLFVVKQITLFGLDATCSDAFTVGAVFGLNLLQEYFGRPITKTAIWISFFLMVFFAIVCQIHISYIPNSYDIAQIHYHAILTFMPRITMASFTVYLIVQQLDSYLYGVLKSKFAGRYLTARNYISIGICQLIDTVLFSFLGLYGIVHSVWDVIAISYAVKVIIILLTTPYILLSKHIHSSTP; from the coding sequence ATGTTTTACAGTAACGAATTTATTTTCATTATCCATGTGGCCGTTATCGGCTTTTTTGCATTAGCTTCACTAAAACTTGGTAAACATGCACTCATTGCGTTTATATCCACCTGCTGTATTGCGGCAAATCTATTTGTCGTCAAACAGATCACGCTTTTTGGACTTGATGCAACCTGCTCTGATGCGTTCACCGTCGGCGCTGTATTTGGTCTTAATCTTCTACAAGAATACTTTGGACGTCCCATTACCAAAACGGCTATTTGGATTAGCTTTTTTTTAATGGTTTTTTTTGCAATCGTCTGCCAAATCCACATCAGTTATATTCCAAACAGCTATGACATTGCACAAATACATTATCATGCAATTCTTACATTCATGCCCCGCATTACTATGGCATCATTTACGGTGTATTTGATTGTCCAACAACTCGATAGCTATCTGTATGGAGTACTCAAAAGCAAATTTGCAGGCAGGTACTTAACCGCACGCAACTATATCTCAATCGGAATCTGCCAACTCATCGATACCGTTTTATTTAGTTTCTTAGGCCTGTATGGCATCGTACATTCTGTTTGGGATGTTATAGCAATCAGTTATGCCGTTAAGGTAATTATCATTCTCCTGACAACACCGTACATTCTTCTTTCTAAACATATACACTCATCAACTCCTTAA
- the tgt gene encoding tRNA guanosine(34) transglycosylase Tgt — protein sequence MNQFKFELIHQSRLSRARVGRIHTPHGIIDTPGFVAVGTNATLKSVDSEMIKDIDLQLMFCNTYHLMLQPGSGIVQQAGGLHKFINRNKPIITDSGGFQVFSLAYGTVNDELKSKGKKKDNGSVLKITEEGVLFRSYRDGNKLLLTPESSVQAQKDLGADIIIPLDELPPYHIDPKKLVDSLERTHRWEKRSLDTHLANRNNQAMYAVIHGGVNKELRKKSCDYLTSLDFDGFAIGGSLGKTHAEMFEMLAHTMPYVPTTAPNHLLGIGDLTSLEPCIKLGIDTFDSSHPTRCARHGLLFTFNGNVKIMNSANRHRFEPIDKNCTCSTCKHYTIAYLHHLFKAKEMTGYQLATVHNLHFMVALMAQYRERIINGEL from the coding sequence ATGAACCAATTTAAATTTGAACTCATCCATCAATCCCGTTTATCTCGTGCCCGTGTTGGCCGCATTCACACTCCTCATGGCATTATTGACACTCCAGGTTTTGTTGCCGTAGGAACCAATGCAACGCTCAAAAGCGTTGATAGCGAAATGATCAAAGATATTGATCTGCAACTCATGTTTTGCAATACCTATCACTTAATGTTGCAACCGGGCAGTGGAATAGTACAACAAGCGGGGGGACTTCATAAATTTATCAATCGTAATAAGCCGATTATTACTGATTCTGGTGGATTTCAAGTATTCAGCCTTGCCTATGGCACGGTGAATGATGAGCTGAAAAGTAAGGGTAAGAAGAAGGATAATGGATCAGTACTGAAAATTACCGAAGAAGGGGTGCTGTTCCGCTCATACCGTGATGGCAATAAACTTCTGCTTACTCCTGAATCATCCGTACAAGCGCAAAAAGATCTTGGTGCTGATATTATTATTCCCCTTGATGAATTGCCGCCGTATCACATAGATCCTAAAAAACTTGTTGATTCGCTTGAACGCACACACCGATGGGAAAAGCGCTCTCTTGATACGCACCTTGCCAACCGAAACAATCAAGCAATGTACGCGGTTATCCATGGTGGCGTAAACAAAGAACTGCGCAAAAAAAGTTGTGATTATTTAACCAGCTTAGATTTTGATGGATTTGCTATTGGCGGATCGTTAGGTAAAACGCACGCAGAAATGTTTGAGATGCTTGCACACACCATGCCATATGTACCAACAACCGCACCCAATCACCTCCTTGGCATCGGTGACCTGACATCGCTAGAGCCGTGCATAAAACTCGGCATCGATACGTTTGACAGCTCACATCCAACGCGCTGTGCACGACACGGATTACTGTTTACATTCAATGGTAACGTAAAAATAATGAACAGCGCCAATAGGCACCGATTTGAACCAATAGATAAAAATTGTACATGCTCAACCTGTAAACATTACACCATTGCATACCTACATCACCTTTTCAAAGCAAAAGAAATGACGGGGTATCAACTTGCAACGGTACATAATTTACATTTCATGGTGGCATTGATGGCTCAGTATCGAGAAAGAATAATCAATGGAGAGTTGTAA